In the Alistipes provencensis genome, GGCGGCAGGTCGAGGCCCTGGCCGAGAACTGCGCCCGGCACGGTATCGAGCATTTCGGGGTGGGGCACCCCAAGCAGGGCATCGTGCATATCATCGGCCCCGAGCTGGGCTTCACGCAGCCGGGCATGACGATTGTCTGCGGAGACAGCCACACCTCGACGCACGGAGCGCTGGGAGCCGTGGCGTTCGGCGTGGGCACCTCGGAGGTCGAGATGGTCTTCGCCAGCCAGTGCATTCTCCAGACCAAACCCCGGACCATGCGCATCACCGTCAACGGCGACCTGCGCCCGGGTGTGGAGGCCAAGGACGTCATTCTCTACATCATTTCGCAGATCACCGCTTCGGGCGGCACGGGCTATTTCATCGAGTTTGCCGGCAGCACGATCCGGTCGCTTTCGATGGAGGGCCGCATGACGGTCTGCAACATGAGCATTGAGTGCGGTGCCCGCGGCGGCATGATCGCCCCCGACGAAAAGACCTTCGAATATCTCCGGGGCCGTGAACGGGCTCCTCAGGGGGCCGATTTCGACCGGGCCGTGGCCCGCTGGCGGGAGCTTTACAGCGATGCGGACGCGGTTTTCGACAAGGAGTACCGCTTCGATGCCGCCGACATCGCCCCGATGATTACTTACGGCACCAATCCCGGGATGGGCATGGCCGTCGATGCGTCGATCCCCGCCGATGCCGATCCCAAGGCGCTGGAATACATGGGTTTCGGGGCCGGTGAGAAACTGCTGGGCAAGCCGGTCGACTATGTCTTCGTCGGCAGTTGCACCAA is a window encoding:
- the leuC gene encoding 3-isopropylmalate dehydratase large subunit — encoded protein: MGRTLLDKIWDAHTVRIEDGGRCVLYIDRQYIHEVTSPVAFGGIERRGFGVARPAQITATADHNIPTVDQHLPIEEPESRRQVEALAENCARHGIEHFGVGHPKQGIVHIIGPELGFTQPGMTIVCGDSHTSTHGALGAVAFGVGTSEVEMVFASQCILQTKPRTMRITVNGDLRPGVEAKDVILYIISQITASGGTGYFIEFAGSTIRSLSMEGRMTVCNMSIECGARGGMIAPDEKTFEYLRGRERAPQGADFDRAVARWRELYSDADAVFDKEYRFDAADIAPMITYGTNPGMGMAVDASIPADADPKALEYMGFGAGEKLLGKPVDYVFVGSCTNGRIEDLRRFARLVEGRRKADNITAWIVPGSKGVEAAAKAEGLDKILAAAGFELRQPGCSACLAMNADKIPAGKYSVSTSNRNFEGRQGPGARTMLSGVAVAAAAAVTGRITDPRELFEF